From the Desulfovibrio sp. JY genome, one window contains:
- the tadA gene encoding Flp pilus assembly complex ATPase component TadA has translation MPRRLLNAVVGAALGQAPAASDYMFTARSPAGALLDGVFTPLALPQLAGPLAPAQTEALVRGLVGTDARLIADLRARGGCDVAYRHPTGVRFRVNAYRAGDSLGLVLRRLPDAPPALAALGLPPVFSRMTSLAEGLVLVVGATGSGKSTTLAALTAAILATRAVHVVSLEDPVENLFSPGRGVVSQRELGTDFPDFADGIRSALRQAPHVILVGEARDRETVDAALGAAETGHLVLTTLHTADCAGAVERLLAFFGPSEQTLARQRLAASLRYVAAQRLLPRVGGGRTVSVEVLAATLRTRDRIRSPKEQGMGFADILEQGEPYGMVTFDASTAALYAAGTITEETALARASDRAALARALDAVKAGRGLPVSSITGLSLDAPPPEPPETEKPS, from the coding sequence ATGCCCCGCCGCCTGCTCAACGCCGTTGTCGGCGCGGCCCTGGGCCAAGCCCCGGCCGCCTCGGACTACATGTTCACCGCCCGCTCCCCGGCCGGAGCGCTCCTCGACGGCGTGTTCACCCCGCTTGCCCTGCCGCAGCTCGCCGGCCCCCTGGCCCCGGCCCAGACCGAAGCCCTGGTGCGGGGGCTTGTGGGCACGGACGCCCGGCTCATAGCCGACCTGCGCGCCCGGGGCGGCTGCGACGTGGCCTACCGCCACCCGACCGGCGTGCGCTTCCGGGTCAACGCCTACCGGGCCGGGGACAGCCTGGGCCTGGTGCTGCGCCGACTGCCGGACGCGCCGCCGGCCCTGGCCGCCCTGGGGCTGCCGCCGGTCTTTTCGCGCATGACTTCCCTCGCCGAGGGGCTGGTGCTGGTGGTCGGGGCCACGGGCTCGGGCAAATCCACCACGCTGGCCGCCCTGACCGCCGCCATCCTGGCCACACGGGCGGTACACGTGGTCAGCCTGGAAGACCCGGTGGAAAACCTCTTTTCCCCGGGGCGCGGCGTGGTCAGCCAGCGGGAGCTGGGCACGGATTTCCCCGATTTCGCCGATGGCATCCGCTCGGCCCTGCGCCAGGCCCCCCACGTGATCCTCGTCGGCGAGGCCCGCGACCGGGAGACCGTGGACGCGGCCCTTGGCGCGGCCGAAACCGGGCATCTGGTCCTCACCACCCTGCACACGGCCGACTGCGCCGGCGCGGTGGAGCGGCTGCTGGCCTTTTTCGGCCCCAGCGAACAGACGCTGGCCCGGCAACGCCTGGCCGCGAGCCTGCGCTACGTGGCCGCCCAACGGCTGCTGCCGCGCGTCGGCGGCGGACGGACCGTATCCGTGGAAGTGCTGGCCGCGACGCTACGCACCCGGGACCGCATCCGCTCGCCCAAGGAACAGGGGATGGGATTTGCCGACATCCTGGAACAGGGCGAGCCTTACGGCATGGTCACCTTCGACGCCTCCACGGCGGCCCTGTATGCCGCCGGGACCATCACCGAGGAGACGGCGCTGGCCCGCGCCTCGGATCGGGCCGCGCTGGCCCGCGCCCTGGATGCGGTCAAGGCCGGACGCGGCCTGCCCGTCTCCTCCATCACCGGCCTTTCCCTGGACGCGCCGCCGCCGGAGCCCCCCGAAACGGAGAAGCCGTCATGA
- a CDS encoding type IV pilus twitching motility protein PilT produces MAQIDAFFQMLKETGASDLHLSSGAQPVLRINGRLERIKYKVLENEELKTLLYEIAPERLVKAYEETGDLDFAYASPGIGRFRANYFRQERGVAASFRAIPETVPTLADLGLPDILAELAMRPKGLVLVTGPTGSGKSTTLAAMVRHAAENRRDHIITIEDPIEFVHAPAAALVNQREVGRDTKSFAAALRGALREDPDIILVGEMRDMETIELALEAAETGHLVLSTLHTVSAAKTIDRIIDVFPGDRQAQIRSALSESLVAVISQVLFRRADAPGRVLAQEILLANTAVRNLIRENKVFQLYSVMETGRKQGMRTLDEAMLELLAAGRIDGLDAWRNAVNKTRFADMAPKTAAREA; encoded by the coding sequence ATGGCCCAAATCGACGCGTTTTTTCAGATGCTCAAGGAAACCGGCGCTTCGGACCTGCACCTCTCGAGCGGCGCCCAGCCGGTGCTGCGCATAAACGGCCGGCTCGAGCGCATCAAATACAAGGTGCTCGAAAACGAGGAATTAAAGACCCTGCTCTACGAGATCGCCCCCGAACGGCTGGTCAAGGCCTACGAGGAGACGGGCGACCTCGACTTCGCCTACGCCTCGCCCGGCATCGGACGGTTCCGGGCCAACTACTTCCGCCAGGAGCGCGGCGTGGCGGCCTCGTTTCGGGCCATCCCCGAGACCGTGCCCACGCTTGCCGACCTGGGGCTGCCCGACATCCTGGCCGAGCTGGCCATGCGGCCCAAGGGACTGGTGCTGGTCACCGGCCCCACGGGTTCGGGCAAATCCACCACGCTTGCCGCCATGGTGCGCCACGCCGCCGAGAACCGGCGCGACCACATCATCACCATCGAGGACCCCATCGAATTCGTGCACGCCCCGGCCGCGGCCCTCGTCAACCAGCGCGAAGTGGGGCGCGACACCAAAAGCTTCGCCGCCGCCCTGCGCGGGGCCTTGCGCGAGGACCCGGACATCATCCTGGTCGGCGAAATGCGCGACATGGAAACCATCGAGCTGGCCCTGGAGGCGGCCGAGACCGGCCATCTGGTGCTCTCGACCCTGCACACCGTGTCCGCCGCCAAGACCATCGACCGCATCATCGACGTCTTTCCCGGCGACCGGCAGGCGCAAATCCGCTCGGCCCTGTCCGAATCCCTGGTGGCCGTGATCTCCCAGGTGCTGTTCAGGCGCGCCGACGCCCCGGGCCGGGTGCTGGCCCAGGAAATCCTTCTGGCCAACACGGCCGTGCGCAACCTCATCCGGGAAAACAAGGTGTTCCAGCTCTACTCGGTCATGGAGACGGGCAGGAAGCAGGGCATGCGCACCCTGGACGAGGCCATGCTCGAACTGCTGGCCGCCGGGCGCATCGACGGCCTCGACGCCTGGAGAAACGCGGTCAACAAGACGCGGTTCGCCGACATGGCCCCCAAAACAGCGGCCCGGGAGGCCTGA
- a CDS encoding helix-turn-helix domain-containing protein: MREHVGEIKETYTVQEVARLLKCSDQTVRKFIKGHTLHGVKVGRGWRISHDEVSRLTRLQG, encoded by the coding sequence ATGCGGGAACACGTGGGAGAGATCAAGGAAACCTACACGGTGCAGGAAGTGGCCAGGCTGCTCAAATGCAGCGACCAGACGGTGCGCAAGTTCATCAAGGGCCACACCCTGCACGGCGTCAAGGTCGGACGCGGCTGGCGCATCAGCCATGACGAAGTGTCACGGCTGACGCGCTTGCAGGGATAG